From a single Arachis hypogaea cultivar Tifrunner chromosome 3, arahy.Tifrunner.gnm2.J5K5, whole genome shotgun sequence genomic region:
- the LOC112771241 gene encoding probable serine/threonine-protein kinase At1g54610, producing MGCVNGKLDSPIQERRLNRLKKEYAYANPKLTSSSSTSTMKLKSYDNHSSNRKESVSHPKDNYSKLRTGGYRYTDKEKEKTGKKKTEKAVAANDIGKLMEEESKLSEDNMKKKNKFAGYEVGEGWPKWLADNIPKEVLSALVAKSADSYEKLDKIGRGTYSNVYKARDKDTGKIVALKKVRFDTSDSESIKFMAREIMILQKLDHPNVIKLRGLATSRMQYSLYLVFDYMQCDLSRIISRPDERLTEPHIKCYMQQLLAGLQHCHERGIIHRDIKSSNLLIDRRGSLKIADFGLANVEHQGPLTNRVVTLWYRAPELLLGSTDYGYNIDLWSAGCLLAEMFVGRPFMPGRTEVEQLHLIFKLCGSPPEDYWIKMKLRSSFLPSQHYKPNYEDYFQGFPSSSLDLLTTLLHLDPACRGSAASALETEFFKTSPLACDPSTLPVIYKEEDERSHKRRKRRKGHNNKGQISSKTRTTGTNVSEKNQTAEQSSKEQKIQVEEKGSSINTSLQLIEEKSMNTSTSMSPIFLSTERKSPKTEGHPNALKNIKNYTLLQASFDIMNRNEGNELGPLRRSFSALEFRLDHLEKLSSLYGPNKNLGLGI from the exons ATGGGTTGCGTTAATGGTAAGTTAGATTCTCCCATTCAAGAACGCCGCTTAAACAGATTGAAAAAGGAGTATGCTTATGCCAATCCCAAACtaacttcatcttcttctacgTCAACCATGAAACTAAAAAGCTACGATAACCATAGTTCTAACAGAAAAGAGAGCGTTAGTCATCCCAAAGATAATTACAGTAAGTTAAGGACTGGTGGCTATAGATATACAGATAAGGAAAAGGAAAAAACAGGGAAAAAGAAAACGGAAAAGGCTGTTGCTGCTAATGACATTGGTAAGTTGATGGAGGAAGAATCTAAGTTGTCCGAAgacaatatgaaaaagaaaaataaatttgcagGGTATGAAGTCGGTGAAGGTTGGCCCAAATGGTTGGCTGATAATATCCCTAAAGAGGTTTTGTCTGCTTTGGTTGCCAAGAGCGCTGACTCCTATGAAAAACTTGACAAA ATTGGACGTGGAACATATAGCAATGTCTACAAAGCCCGTGATAAGGATACTGGAAAGATTGTTGCTCTGAAAAAAGTTCGTTTTGATACATCCGATTCTGAAAGTATAAAATTCATGGCGAGAGAGATTATGATACTGCAAAAGCTGGATCATCCCAATGTCATCAAGCTTAGAGGATTGGCAACATCTAGGATGCAATATAGTCTTTATCTCGTCTTTGATTATATGCAATGTGATCTTTCCAGAATTATCTCTCGTCCTGATGAGAGACTCACTGAGCCTCAT ATCAAGTGTTACATGCAACAATTGCTTGCTGGGCTCCAACATTGTCATGAGAGGGGAATTATTCACCGAGATATCAAATCTTCGAACTTGCTAATAGATAGAAGAGGTTCTTTAAAAATAGCAGATTTTGGTCTTGCAAATGTTGAACATCAAGGCCCTCTTACAAATCGAGTGGTGACACTTTGGTATAGGGCTCCTGAACTCCTCTTAGGTTCGACTGATTATGGATATAACATTGATCTATGGAGTGCTGGATGCTTGTTGGCTGAGATGTTTGTTGGAAGACCATTCATGCCCGGAAGGACAGAG GTTGAGCAGCTTCACCTGATTTTCAAACTATGCGGGTCTCCTCCAGAAGATTATTGGATAAAAATGAAGCTAAGATCAAGCTTCTTGCCCTCACAACATTACAAACCTAATTATGAGGACTACTTCCAAGGCTTTCCTTCCTCTTCATTGGATCTCTTGACCACACTTCTTCATCTTGACCCTGCATGTCGTGGCAGTGCTGCCTCTGCTCTTGAAACTGAA TTCTTCAAAACTAGTCCATTAGCCTGTGACCCTTCAACCTTACCAGTGATCTACAAAGAAGAGGATGAACGCTCACATAAGAGACgcaaaag ACGCAAAGGTCACAATAACAAAGGGCAAATATCTTCTAAAACAAGGACAACTGGCACAAATGTATCAGAGAAGAACCAAACTGCTGAACAATCTTCAAAGGAACAGAAGATACAAgttgaagaaaaaggaagtagCATAAACACATCATTACAGTTGATAGAGGAAAAAAGCATGAATACATCAACATCAATGTCCCCGATATTTCTTTCTACAGAAAGaaaatcaccaaaaacagagggCCATCCTAATGCTCTTAAGAACATCAAGAATTACACTCTCTTACAGGCCTCTTTCGATATCATGAATAGAAATGAAGGCAACGAACTTGGTCCATTGCGTAGGTCCTTTTCTGCATTGGAATTTCGCCTTGACCATCTTGAGAAGCTTTCAAGTCTCTATGGACCAAACAAGAACTTAGGCCTTGGAATTTAA